A portion of the Rhizoctonia solani chromosome 6, complete sequence genome contains these proteins:
- a CDS encoding glycoside hydrolase family 3 protein, with the protein MRTSLLAASFVLYFNASLALPGERRQATNSTWSGPLANGGSAWKHAFAKAKEVVSKMTLEEKVNITTGIGSSSTCAGNTGAVPRLNIPTFCLQDGPAGVRPADFASQFPAQVTVAATWDRDLIYDRAVAIADEFRGKGVHVALAPVTGGPLGRSPLGGRNWEGFSADPYLSSIGSYITVKGIQDRGVVATSKHYSLYEQETYRNQKLLPPRYNGTYHPLPISSDVDDVGHLPRNIPVVVCRGFRAGTGSIMCSYNRVNGSHGCEDDVTLNQVLKGELDYQGYVMSDWYAHWTNEGAALGGMDMTMPGTGFWGADLVALVKNGTDKGFPSLQYNTSGIGSQTYLALNPGNTNVNVQADHYKLIRKIGEESATLLKNTRTHGGGIPLKKSKCTADHANNGTSSIGGGSGAAYAPYIVTPLEGIQSRTSANETQVNWLLNDWDLGTAKTSAKIADTSIVFTYAYQTESRDRDNLTAWSNGDNLIKTVAAECNNTIVVVHSGQQILMDDWIEHPNITAVIFAYYPGQETGNAIASILFGEVNPSGKVSPKTSFLPFTIAKSASDYPPNGIFTENVTDPHIVFEEGNLIDYRWFDAKNITPRFEFGFGLSLTTFNYSNLKIRSTPGNPIDGIQLTKEPFDGSGTLYDIAYTVTATVKNTGSINGCEVTQLYLSYPSTQTSQPLRSLRGFDKLCLNRGESKTTSFKLRQKDYAVWDVVRQTWTIPKGEFTVHVGSSSRVLPLKSMFNV; encoded by the exons ATGCGAACATCTCTGCTCGCGGCATCCTTTGTGCTGTACTTTAACGCGTCTCTTGCTCTGCCGGGGGAGCGCAGACAAGCAACCAACTCAACCTGGTCCGGCC CTCTTGCGAACGGTGGTAGTGCATGGAAACATGCCTTCGCCAAGGCAAAGGAGGTAGTTTCTAAGATGACACTCGAAGAGAAGG TAAATATAACGACCGGAATTGGGTCGAGCAGCACATGTGCTGGTAACACCGGCGCCGTTCCCCGACTTAACATTCCTACCTTCTGCCTACAAGACGGCCCTGCAGGCGTT CGCCCTGCAGATTTTGCCTCCCAATTTCCTGCTCAGGTAACAGTCGCCGCAACATGGGACCGCGACCTCATATACGACAGAGCCGTAGCAATAGCAGACGAATTCAGAGGGAAAGGCGTTCATGTTGCGCTAGCTCCCGTTACCGGCGGCCCTCTTGGCCGCTCGCCATTGGGTGGCCGCAACTGGGAAGGCTTCAGTGCAGACCCTTATCTCTCAAGCATCGGGTCGTACATTACAGTCAAGGGGATACAAGATAGGGGAGTTGTAGCGACGAGCAAGCATTACTCACTGTATGAACAAGAGACATATCGAAACCAGAAACTGCTTCCCCCTCGTTATAACGGCACCTACCATCCCCTTCCAATTTCTTCAGACGTTGATGATGTAG GCCACCTTCCACGAAACATACCTGTTGTCGTTTGTCGAGGCTTTCGTGCTGGAACAGGTTCCATTATGTGTTCCTACAACCGTGTCAATGGCTCTCATGGGTGCGAAGACGATGTCACTCTCAACCAGGTCCTCAAGGGAGAGCTCGACTATCAGGGCTATGTCATGTCTGACTGGTATGCTCACTGGACAAACGAAGGCGCTGCGCTGGGTGGTATGGACATGACCATGCCAGGCACTGGCTTCTGGGGGGCCGACCTTGTGGCACTGGTGAAGAACGGGACT GACAAAGGCTTTCCTTCGCTACAATACAACACCAGCGGCATTGGATCCCAGACATACCTTGCACTCAATCCGGGAAACACGAACGTAAATGTTCAAGCTGATCACTACAAACTCATTCGGAAAATTGGGGAGGAGAGTGCGACTCTGCTGAAGAACACGCGCACTCACGGAGGGGGGATTCCTTTGAAAAAGTCCAA GTGTACCGCCGACCATGCTAACAAC GGTACCAGTAGTATTGGTGGTGGCTCTGGAGCTGCATATGCTCCATACATCGTCACTCCACTAGAGGGCATTCAATCTAGGACATCGGCAAACGAAACTCAAGTTAACTGGTTGCTCAACGACTGGGATTTGGGGACGGCAAAGACGAGCGCGAAAATTGCCGATACTTCCATTGTTTTCACGTATGCGTATCAAACAGAAAGTCGTGATCGGGATAACCTGACCGCTTGGAGTAACGGAGACAACTTGATCAAAACAGTTGCGGCTGAATGTAACAACACTATTGTCGTAGTCCATTC TGGCCAGCAAATTTT GATGGACGACTGGATTGAACATCCCAACATTACTGCCGTGATTTTTGCCTATTATCCAGGTCAAGAAACCGGAAACGCCATTGCAAGTATTCTCTTCGGAGAAGTTAATCCCTCGGGCAAGGTCAGTCCTAAGACTTCGTTT CTCCCCTTCACAATTGCTAAATCCGCTTCCGACTATCCCCCCAATGGTATTTTTACCGAGAATGTTACGGACCCACATATTGTCTTTGAAGAAGGCAACCTCATCGACTATCGATG GTTCGACGCCAAAAATATCACGCCACGCTTTGAGTTCGGGTTTGGCCTCAG CCTTACAACTTTCAATTACAGCAACCTCAAGATCCGATCCACTCCTGGAAATCCTATCGATG GTATTCAACTCACCAAGGAACCCTTCGATGGTAGTGGCACTCTTTACGACATTGCATACACTGTGACGGCAACGGTGAAGAACACCGGCTCCATTAATGGATGCGAGGTCACGCAGCTG TATCTATCTTACCCCTCCACACAAACCAGCCAGCCCTTGCGTTCCTTGCGTGGCTTTGATAAACTGTGCTTAAATAGAGGGGAATCCAAGACCACGAGCTTCAAGCTGCGG